AAGGTAACGACCAACCGTCTCACCTTTGCAACCTTCCCCATCGTCGCGTACAGCCTCAGCTCCGACACGCTCTCGCAAACAGACCTTTGGGAACTTGCCACCTACAATCTCAAGCCTCCTCTGAACCGTGTCGATGGCGTCAGCACCGTGCTTGTGCAAGGCGGGGCAGTTCCGGAGTTTCACGTCGTCCCCAATCTCGCGCGATTGCAAGCGGCGGGCATAACACTGCTCGACCTGAACAATGCAATTCAGGCCTCGAACATCATCGATTCGCCCGGCCTGTACGAGGCAAACCATCAATTGATTCTGGGCCTCGTTGGCGCACAGGCGCATAGCGCTGACGAACTTGCTCACCTCGTCATCAAGACCACGCCTTCAGGCGCTCCTATTCACGTTGCCGATGTCGCCACCGTCGAACCCGGCACCATGCCGGTCTACACAACCGTGACCGCGAACGGCAAGCCATCGGTGCTGATTAACATCACACGGCAGCCCTCCAGCAATACCGTCAGTGTCGCCAACGCGGTCGCAGCAGAAGTTGCCCAGCTACGCCACACGCTCCCACCCGGTGTCATACTCACGCCCTTCTACGATCAGTCGGAACTGGTACGCGAGAGCATCAACAGTGTGCGCGATGCAATCCTGATCGGCCTGATCCTCGCCTGCATTATCCTCTTCCTCTTCCTGCAGGACTGGACCTCGGCACTCATCGCTGGCCTTGTCATTCCCGTAACCGTTGCTGTGACGATCCTCTTCCTATGGATGATCGGCGAGAGCTTCAACCTGATGACACTCGGCGGCCTCGCCGCAGCCATCGGCTTGGTCATCGACGACGCCATCGTCGTCGTTGAAAACGTCGTGCTGCACCGCGACTCGGGCGAGTCACGCATCGAAAGCGTTCGCAAAGCGCTCAAGGAAATTACCGTTCCGCTGATCGGTTCTACCATCACACCAGTGGTGGTATTCCTCCCACTGATCTCCGTGATAGGTGTTACGGGTACGTTCTTCCGTGCCCTCGCTGTAACGATGACAGCGGCGCTTCTGACTTCGCTACTCCTCGCACTCACGTGGACACCGGCGCTCAGCCTGTTCCTCCTCCGCAAGCGCCACACGGTCGAGACCCCAGAGGCGGAAGAGGGAAGCGGTGGCCGCGTGCTCAAGCCCATTCTGCGTGCTCACGCGCGCGTACTCAATCTGGCGCTTGCCAAACCCTTGCTGCTCGCCGCCGCGTGTGGCATTCTCGTCCTTGGAACGTTCTTCGCTTATCGCAGCCTTGGTTCCGATCTCCTGCCCGAGATGGATGAAGGCGGCTTCATCCTCGACTACATCATGCCGGCCGGCAGCTCGCTCACCGAGACCAACCGCGTCCTCGAACACGTCGAGCGCATCCTCCACAACACACCCGAAGTCGAAATCACCTCTCGCCGCACCGGCCTGCAGATGGGGCTTGCGCCCGTGACCGAAGCCAACACCGGCGACTTCACCGTGAAGCTCAAAGACAAACGCTCGCGCGGTATAGACGAGGTCATGAACGATGTGCGCCAGCAGATCAAATCAACCGAACCTGAACTCGACGTCGAGTTCACCCAGGTCCTGCAGGACATGATCAACGATCTGTCCAACGCACCGGAGCCGATTCAGATCAAGGTCTTTTCCAACGATCAAAATCTTCTCAACGAAGAATGTCCACGCATCGCCGACGCCATCTCAAAGATCAAAGGTGTCGTCGATGTCGAAAACGGAATCGACAACACCATCAGCGGACCCGCGACCGACTTCCAGGTGGACCCCGTCGTGGCAGCTCGCATGGGCTTCACTCCGTCTGAAGTGGCCGAAGATGCGACCGCGATTCTCGACGGCCTCACGCCCACCGATCCGATGATCGTCGATGGCCGGCCCTATACGATCCGCATACGGCTCAGTCCCGACACGCGCACCTCGCTCGATGCCATCCGCAACACAGTCTTCAACAGCAGCAGCGGGCATACTGCGACGCTTGGCTCGTTAGCGACCATCGAACAACTACCACCCCAGAACGAGATCCTCCGCGAAAATCTCCAGCAGATGGCCGTCGTCACAGGCAGGCTCGAAGGCTCCGATCTCGGAACAGCGATGACGAACGTCCGTCAGACAGTCGATGACATGCACCTGCCCGCGGGGCTGCACATTGAATACGGCGGCACCTACGCGGAGCAGCAGAAGTCCTTCCACGACCTCATCCGCGTTCTGCTCCTGGCACTGGCGCTGGTCTTCGGAGTTTTGTTGGCTGAATTTCGCAACTTCTCCGCTCCAATCGCAATCCTCTCATCCTCTATCCTGTCGATTGCCGGTGTCGTCTTCGCTCTGCTGATTACGCAAACCACCTTCAACGTTGCATCGTTTATGGGACTCATCATGGTTATCGGCATCGTCGCGAAGAATGGCATCCTGCTGCTTGATGCCGACGAGCGATTCCGCGCAGCAGGGGTAAGCCCTCGCGATGCCATGCTCCATGCGGCTCAACGTCGCCTACGCCCCATCATGATGACGGCAATCGCGGCTGTTTGTGGAATGTTGCCCTTGGCGTTCGCGCTGGGGGCAGGCTCGCAGATGCTGCAGCCACTGGCAATCGCAGTCATCGGTGGCCTGTGCCTGTCGATGCTGCTCAGTCTCATCGTTACGCCAGTTGTCTACTACCTTCTGACCCGTGGCCGTGAAGCCGCGTAAAGAAACAAAAAGGCCGGAAGGGCTAAGTGCCCTGCCGGCCCGATTCCCAACGGTCGCTCTTAGCGCCCAACTACAACCACGGTAAAACTGTTCGGAAGAATCGCCGGACGCGGACGAGGGTTCTCCGCCGTTACCGCAGGGCGAGGCCCAAACTCAGCCGTGACCAGATAAATACGGCCCGTTGCGGTATCCACAGACATTGTCCGCGCTCCACGCTGCGTCGCCAGGTTCTGTACAACATCGAACTTGCCTGAAGCTGCGTTGACGACAGTGAGTGTGCCGTCGCCGTTCGAGCTAAATGCGAGATGGTGAACAGGATCGTATCCCGCGGCGTCCGGCCCATCGCCGATGGTGGGATTCGCCAGCGTCTTGCCCGAGTCTGCATCAGTTACAGCCATCTTCTGGTTGTGGCAAACAGAGAAGAGATGCCTGTGCGCGCGGTCAATGGCAAGTCCGGAAGGCGATTCACAATCGTTCAGTGGCCACGTCGCCGTCAGTTGCAGCGTCTTTGCGTCGAGACGGGCAATCGAGTTCTTGGACTCAATATTGTCGAATACCACGCCCTTGCCGTCAGCAACTGGAAATTCAGGCTTGCCTGGCAGAGCAATAGTCGAAACCACCTTTAACGTCCTGGTGTCGATTACAGTCACATTGTTGCTGCGCCCGTTGAAAGCCCACACGGTCTTCGTTACAGGCTCAAACACGATCCCATCCGGGTTTTCGCCTGCTGGAATCGTCGCAACGGTCTTGAACGTTTGACGATCAAAGACGACGACTGCATTGTCTCTGCCATCGCTGATGTAGCCGTACTTCCCCTCATCATCAAGAGCTACACCATGCGTACCCTTCAGGCGGGTAATTGCGTCAACGACCTTGCCAGTCTTGGTGTTCACAATATCCACACGCGGTCCGTGGTCAATATAGAGCAAGTGCGCATGAGGATCGGCCGTGATGTAATCCCATCCACCCTCTCCGCCGATCTTCCAGTGTGTCTCAACTTTGTAGGGGCCGCTCTGCGCGACTGCGGTCACACTGAAGACCGTAGCAAACGGCAGCATCCAGCAGGCTGCCATGCAAATACGTTTCAAAACATTGCTCTGAGTCATAGTCTCTCCTCGGTTAGTACGGAAAATGGAGCTATCGTCCGGTATCAGTCTCAACTTTCCTGGCTGAAGAAAAGCTGAAGGCCAAGAAAGCTTAATCAAACAGAGATCGCTTCGGCAGTCGTGTGGCTGACCGCAAGCGGCAACAGTACCGTAACCGTCGTGCCTGCTCCGGGAGAACTCTCAATAGCGATGCTCCCGCCAGCTTGTTCAGCGATTGCCTTACAAATGGCGAGTCCCAGCCCGGCTCCTCCACTTGCGCGCGAACGCGATGGGTCGCCGCGATAGAAGCGGTCGAATACATGCCGCAGGCTCTCGGCCGGAATACCTTGCCCATGATCGGCGAAGACACATTGCACAACGCCACGGCCACCCGAACTCACTGTAGCCTCGACAGTCGACCCAGGCGCACTGTATTGCACGGCATTCAACAGCAGGTTCGTACAGAGCGTCTGCCACATATCCGGAGCAATCATGGCCGAGAGTTCCGCTCTTCCCGAGGCCTCCATGCGCACCTGCAACATCTCAGCGATGGGCCGAAGCTGTTCGATCGCTGACTGCGCTCCTCCCAGCAAAGCCGTATTTTGGGGTGCGTGCTCTCGCGCATTCTCTGGCGTTGCAGCCTCTATGCGTGCCAATGCGAGCATGCGTCCTACTAGATCTTCCATACGTGTGCAGTCTGACTCGGCCCGAGCGACGCCCTCGCGATATTCTTCGCTACTGCGTGTGCGCATGATGAGCAATTGCAGCGATGATTTGATTACGGCAACCGCAGTCTTCAATTCATGCGCCGCATCCCCAAGAAACTGCCGCTGTTGCGCCAAAGATAATTCAAGCCTCTGCACAGCGCCTTCAATCGCATGCGCAACAGGTGAAAGCTCCTTAATCGCAACGACAGATTCAGGCGGCGTGAACCTCCACTCCGGCGCAGACACGCGGCCCGCCTCGCGCGCCAGTTCATCCAAAGGCTTCATGCTACGCCGCACTAGATAGGACACCAGCAACGCAGTCACGAGCAGAAGCGCCAGGTTTGTGAAAGCGAAAAACTGTAATGCATCATTAATTGCTTCATGCACACCACCAGTTCGCGCAGCATAGACGATCGAGAGCGTGTGACGAACATTAGCCGATCCAGGATCGATCGTACGTACTACATGCAGTCGAAGCCCGCGATAGCGGTGCTCGTCAATGGAAGTCATAAAGTGCCCATCAGGACCGGAACCAGATAAGACTGAAGGATCTTTCAGATTTCCTGAAATTCCTAAAACTTTGCCATTGGAATCGCGGACAACGAAGACATCATTGTGAGGAAGTCTCAAGTCTTCCGTGCTCAATACGACATTGTCACTGGTATCGTCGGCCTCCTGCACAGCGCCAAATACCGAATCAGCCTTTCCGTGCAAAGCAATATCGAAGGAGCGGAACTGCGCGTGCCGTTCATAAAGAAAGCCGAAGACAGTGATGCAGATAGCAAACGCAAGCTGTACGGCGACCACCGTAACCACAATGCGTCGCTCGATTGAGTTTGTCTTCATGGCTCCATCGCCATCTCTTCGGACGACAGCCGGTAGCCTCGGCCGCGGTACGTTTGGATGTAACTCGTATTTGTGTTGGCTTCGAGTTTTTTCCGAAGATTCGAGATGTGGGCTTCAATCACATTCGAATGTCGTTCCCAATTGAAGTCGTAAAGATGCTCCAGCAGTTCACGTTTGGAGACGATCGCATGCGGCTTGTGCATCAGATACTCAAGTATCCTGTACTCAGTCGGCGATACGTCGAGCACCGCGCCATCCCGGCTTACGGTTCTCATCATCGTATCGACTTCGAGGTCACGTAACGCCACTGTAGGGGTGGCAACGCCTTTGCCGCGACGAATCAGTGCCTTCACGCGTGCCAGCAACTCACCCAGATCGAACGGCTTGCTCAGATAGTCATCTGCGCCTAAATTCAATAGATCAATCACCGACTGGCTCTCATCCTTCGCCGTCACCACAAACACAGGCGTATGGTCGCGCTTTGCTCTCAACCACTTCAGCACGCTCGCACCATCGGCCCCGGGAAGCATCAAATCGAGCAGCACCAGATCGTAGTGCCCGAATCCCGCCAAATGCTTGCCCGTTTCGCCATCGTTAGCGACGTCGGCCGCCATTCCGTTCTCACGCAATGCGGCCGCAATATTTTCTGCAAGCCGCTTCTCGTCCTCAATGATCAGAACCCGCATAGAGCTTGTCTGCCCAGCACCGTCGTTTCCATTTGCAGAATACGCCACTTCACAGAATGCCTGAACACCCTTAATTGAGCATTAAGCGACGCAGCAATGGCAGACGTGCGCTCTGCGCTGGAGAAAGAAAGGAAAATTAGCGGGGAAATGATCGGAAAGGGTAAGAGGAATTGAAGTGATGGGAGACAAATGCCAAACTACTTCTTGCTGTCGAGGCACCTTGCCATGATTGCGCTATGCAGACGCTCACGCAGTTCGGACGAAACCTCATATATCTCCGTACCTTTGTACACCTCAATCGTCTGGCGTGTTGTATTCAACACGACACGGCAATGCTGGCATCCGGCAGTATGGACACGAATCTCTTCACGGAGGTCCGCGCTCAGTTTGTCATCGAAATAATCCGTAAGCTGGCCTAGCAGGTCGGTGCAGTTCATGTTGTCTGGCCCTCCTTCTTCTGCCCGAAGTATCTGCTCAGACGCTCCCGTAACTGGAGTCTGGCTCTCAACAATCTCGACTTTACCGCGGGTACGCTCAAACCAAGTGCCTCCGCTGTCTCTTCGGTCGAAAGGTTCTCAATATCGCGTAACGTGAAGACCGTGCGAAATCCCGGCGGCAGCCCTTGGATTGTTCTGCGGAGAATATCACCCAACTCGGACTGGTTGTAAAGCTGCTCAGGATTCGGTCGCCACTCGGCGAAGTCGCGCGGAATAGCTCCGTCTTCGGTCTGGACATCCTCGTCCATGCTGACGGTCTTGCTCGTCTTGCGCTTGCGCAGCCGCATAAGGCTCTCGTTGACAGCGATGCGGACCAGCCAGGTCGAGAACTTCGAGTTGCCCTGGAACTGCTCCAGCTTCTCGTAGGCCTTGAGGAATACGTCCTGCGTAATGTCTTCAGCGTCTTCACGGTTCTGCGTAATATGCTGCGCTACCCGAAAGATCTGGCGTTCGTACTGCCGTACAAGCTGCTCAAAGGCAGCAACGTCCCCATCTTTTGCGCGGGCTACAAGCTCCACGTCGGGGTGTATCTCTTCCGTTCCTGGGGATTGGATGGCTGGCATGGGCAAAAGGGTGCGTAAATCCTCGCTGGAATCTGGCTCCGGCTTCAGCTTCCACACTCATAGTAAATGCCGCCTTGCTTTGGAAGCAAAGCGGCATCACTCTCAGCAAACATTCGTGACTCTATCGATAGTGTCATTCTGAGCGCAGCGAAGAACCCCAGCATTTTGTTGGCACAGCCGGAACACTTCAGGTTCTCAAACCGCCGCAGACAGGAAGGGAGGGGAGCAAGTTCAATACTCGTAGTCCAATGAGAACTGGACCCGCCTCGGGTCGGCCATCTGTATCGGCTTCTCAAACCCATTCTGTGGAGCGCTGTCCAACCCATAGACCGGATTGATCAGATCGATATTCTGCTTGTTCAATAGGTTGAACGACTCCGCCACAATGTCCAGATGTCCACGCCAGATCGGCACCATCCTAAGAATGCGCAGGTCGAAGTTCACATTCGCAGGCGTCTTAAGGCTGTTGCGTGTGTAGTCAGATGGCCGCGCCGCAAAGGGATAAATATGTTCGCGATTGCTGTCTGTACCTGTGAGCGGGTTATCACGGAAACCACTATCAACAGCCAGAATCGGCGCAAACTCAAATCCGTAAATGATCTTCTGCAACAGGTTCGGCGTAGCCGCGGTTTGCATATCCTGTGGATCGTCAAGGTCTGGCCCAAGCACCCAAAGCCCGCTCGCCACAAACCGTTGCCGCTGGTCGCCCAGAGAAGGCGCACGCTCCTCGCCGAGCGCATACGGATTCTGCGGCTGCTCGGTATCGTAAGAGGCATTATCGGTTGTCTTCGACAACGTGTACCCCGCCATCAACTCAAACTCCTCGGTGAACTGCCGGTTCACCGTCGCGGTCAGTCCGTTGTAGTCTGACCCTGCCTCCGTCTGAAACTGGTTGATGGTGTCGTAAGCCGCATTCAACCGCTGGTCCGAAAACACCAACTGCCCAATCTGCTGCGGGGTTGGCGCAGAGATGCCGAGCGACGGCGCATTCGCTTGCGTCAACACGACAGGTGGCAGCAAATTGCTGTTGATCGTCCTCCCCATCTTTACTCCGCGCGCGAAACGGTACTCGGCGCTAGCCGTCCATTGCGCTCCCAGCGAATGCTCCACACCAAACGAGGCCGTCTCGCTATAGGGATTAGCCAGCCCCGCCTGCGCCTGCCAGATGCTCGGCGCAATTCCCACATGTGGCGCGGTGAACCGCTGTCCCATCTGATACAGCGCAGCAGCCTCCGTTTCCTCCGCAATTTGTTGCTCCGCGTGAACGCCATCGAACTCGCGGATATGGTTGATCGTCGAAAGCAGATAGCGGTCGTAGAACATGCCAAACCCGCCCCGTACCACCCAGTCCTTGTTCGGCGACCAGGCAAAGCCAAATCGCGGGCTTAGAGCATCCGCATCCATCGGCAGCGGCCCCGGCAGGTGGTTCACCTCATATCGCAAACCATAGTCCAGAGCCAATCCGCGAACCGGCGTCCAGTGGTCCTGCATATACGCCGCGCCACGCACCTCATCAAAGTTTGTGTTCGGATTCCCAAAGCTCTGCATGTAAAAGTCCGGTTGCCCCGCGGTCAAATCAGCCACACTGGGAAAGACATACAAACCGCCAAAACCCTCCATGTCTGCTGCTCGTAAAGCGACATGGCTCATCGCAGCTCCAGCCTGAAACAAATGCTTTCCATGTTGCAGGATCACATCGTCACCCAGATCAACATGCGTCTCATATCGGCGATTATTCCCGGCGAACGGCGTTCCCAACTGAGCAATCCCAGCAACTACAACGCCAGGTCCATTCGTCGAACCTGTTTTCAAATTCACCCTGCGCTGCGCAACCTGAAAATTCACCTGGTTCACCAGCATCGGCGAAATCGTATCGTTCCACAGACCATTCACGCTGTTGTCGTCATAAAAAGCCGACCCGCGCGCACTCAGGTCCGTCAGGTCGTCCGTGTTAAACGCATCGTTCACCGAGCGATTATTCGTCATCGCATAGCGCAACATCAGGCTGCTTGTGCCAAGCGAGCGGTCCAGTCGCCCGGACAACTCCGTCTCCTGATTTGTCGTCGGAAAGAACCCCTGCTGAACCTGAAATCCGCCAAGAGGTCCCGTCTGTGCCAGCGCTCGATCAATCGCCGAAGCCATCTGCGAATCAAAATCACCCGCATCTTCACCGTGCGCCATCTCCTGCTCCGCAGCGACATAGTAAAAGAGCTTGTCCTTCTGGATCGCGCCTCCCGTTGAAAGTCCCACTCGCAATCTGTTCTCGTCCGGTTTGCGCGGCGCCAGCTCCAGCGCAGGAGTGCCGTTCAGCGCTCCGTTCTGCACAAAAATAAACGCATCGCCATGCTGCAGATTCGCGCCCGACCGTGTCACCACATCGACCGACCCGCCAGCCGACCCACCAGCCTGCGCAGCATATCCATGATTCACCACCTGAAAATCGCTGATGGCCTCCGGCGAGAGCTCTGTCCTGCTCAGTCCTGTGTACTCGTCGTTGTCATCCACGCCATCGATGTAGAGCGCATTGCTCGAAGGCCGCAGCCCGCCCGAACTGAAGCCGCCTTCGTTAGCGGCGAGAGATTGCTTTCCAATCGCAGGATTCGCCGACGCAAGCGACGGAGCTAGCAGCGTAAAACTCAGATAGTTCCTACTTGGAATCGGTAGCTCTTCAATCCTGTCCTTGTCGATGTTCGCCACCGGCGACGTCTGTTCCGTATCCAGCGCCTCGGTTTGCGCCTGCACCGTCACCTGCTGCTTCGCATTCGCGGGAGCAAGCACAGCATCTACGCGCACATCGCGCCCGACTGCAACCGCCACCGAAGCATTCCTATAGGCGCTAAAACCCGCAGTCGTAATCTCAACCGCATAATCCCCGCTTGGCAGATTGCCGACAGTAAATCCACCATCTGCGCCCGAGACAGCAGTGCGAACAACGTTGTTGTCCACTCCGGAGATCCCAACTTTCGCTCTGGCAATAGCCGCTCCAGTCGAATCCGTTACCGTGCCCGAGACACTTCCAAACACTCGCCCACCCTGGGCCATCAAACAACTCGCAAAAAAGACACAAGCAAAGCCCAGCGCAGCTGCGGCCCGCAACGATGCAAAAACAAACCGGCGAAACATGAGACCCCTTTTCTGTGCATGTGGAAATCAGCTATGAAGACAGGCGCAATCAAGCGCGCCGGCGCCTTCGCTTCCAGCGTGTTCACAGAGAAAGGAATCAGATTCTAAGCGGAATCGGCGGTGGACTTCCCGTCGGCTCAACATGTGCAGAGTCGAACGCGTGCAACATAGGCCAAACTACAAACGCCTCAGGATGCTGCACTCTGGTCGCAACTATTTTGACTGCGCGCTGCATCACCTTTGCCAGCGTCAGCACAACACCCACGCCAACAAACCAGGCCGTCAGGTGAATCTCCGTATCGTTTACTGGAGGTCCAGCCTTGTCCCAGTGATCAAAGCACTCCATCAGCGGCGTCAGTGCTGCTGCTAGCAGCACTACCGTGGCGACGATTTGGAAAACGCGCTTCGACACTACTTCAAGATTAGTCGTCTGCAACATCTCATCGCAATTCGCTTGTTGATGTTTCAACGCAAAAGTTCCGCACAGTGAAATCTGCGACTTTTCCCGCTCCTCGCTGTCCAATCACCAGCGGCGGCGTATCTGTCATGGTTCGTATGTGATTGCTTACTCCATCGGTCCTGCATGCGGCTTAAAGTGGAAGTAGAAGTTTTTCTCGGGTGAGGTGCGGTTGAGCAGTTGGGGTAAGTTGAAGGGTTTCGTAGCGGCAGTCTCCCTGCTCGCGGGGATGGTTTCATTCGCTTCAGGAGCGACCACCACATCCAAAC
This is a stretch of genomic DNA from Edaphobacter acidisoli. It encodes these proteins:
- a CDS encoding efflux RND transporter permease subunit — translated: MISTRDSVEPGKPAPAAEHSFWLLRLARPIFFFIVILTLAGVYVAFQVPISVFPETNFPRVVIGVDNGVMPVEQMEVTITKPIEDAVNSVPGLMTVRSTTSRGSAEVSLFFDWNVDMYRTLQLTDAALAKVMQSLPATAKVTTNRLTFATFPIVAYSLSSDTLSQTDLWELATYNLKPPLNRVDGVSTVLVQGGAVPEFHVVPNLARLQAAGITLLDLNNAIQASNIIDSPGLYEANHQLILGLVGAQAHSADELAHLVIKTTPSGAPIHVADVATVEPGTMPVYTTVTANGKPSVLINITRQPSSNTVSVANAVAAEVAQLRHTLPPGVILTPFYDQSELVRESINSVRDAILIGLILACIILFLFLQDWTSALIAGLVIPVTVAVTILFLWMIGESFNLMTLGGLAAAIGLVIDDAIVVVENVVLHRDSGESRIESVRKALKEITVPLIGSTITPVVVFLPLISVIGVTGTFFRALAVTMTAALLTSLLLALTWTPALSLFLLRKRHTVETPEAEEGSGGRVLKPILRAHARVLNLALAKPLLLAAACGILVLGTFFAYRSLGSDLLPEMDEGGFILDYIMPAGSSLTETNRVLEHVERILHNTPEVEITSRRTGLQMGLAPVTEANTGDFTVKLKDKRSRGIDEVMNDVRQQIKSTEPELDVEFTQVLQDMINDLSNAPEPIQIKVFSNDQNLLNEECPRIADAISKIKGVVDVENGIDNTISGPATDFQVDPVVAARMGFTPSEVAEDATAILDGLTPTDPMIVDGRPYTIRIRLSPDTRTSLDAIRNTVFNSSSGHTATLGSLATIEQLPPQNEILRENLQQMAVVTGRLEGSDLGTAMTNVRQTVDDMHLPAGLHIEYGGTYAEQQKSFHDLIRVLLLALALVFGVLLAEFRNFSAPIAILSSSILSIAGVVFALLITQTTFNVASFMGLIMVIGIVAKNGILLLDADERFRAAGVSPRDAMLHAAQRRLRPIMMTAIAAVCGMLPLAFALGAGSQMLQPLAIAVIGGLCLSMLLSLIVTPVVYYLLTRGREAA
- a CDS encoding YncE family protein codes for the protein MTQSNVLKRICMAACWMLPFATVFSVTAVAQSGPYKVETHWKIGGEGGWDYITADPHAHLLYIDHGPRVDIVNTKTGKVVDAITRLKGTHGVALDDEGKYGYISDGRDNAVVVFDRQTFKTVATIPAGENPDGIVFEPVTKTVWAFNGRSNNVTVIDTRTLKVVSTIALPGKPEFPVADGKGVVFDNIESKNSIARLDAKTLQLTATWPLNDCESPSGLAIDRAHRHLFSVCHNQKMAVTDADSGKTLANPTIGDGPDAAGYDPVHHLAFSSNGDGTLTVVNAASGKFDVVQNLATQRGARTMSVDTATGRIYLVTAEFGPRPAVTAENPRPRPAILPNSFTVVVVGR
- a CDS encoding sensor histidine kinase, translated to MKTNSIERRIVVTVVAVQLAFAICITVFGFLYERHAQFRSFDIALHGKADSVFGAVQEADDTSDNVVLSTEDLRLPHNDVFVVRDSNGKVLGISGNLKDPSVLSGSGPDGHFMTSIDEHRYRGLRLHVVRTIDPGSANVRHTLSIVYAARTGGVHEAINDALQFFAFTNLALLLVTALLVSYLVRRSMKPLDELAREAGRVSAPEWRFTPPESVVAIKELSPVAHAIEGAVQRLELSLAQQRQFLGDAAHELKTAVAVIKSSLQLLIMRTRSSEEYREGVARAESDCTRMEDLVGRMLALARIEAATPENAREHAPQNTALLGGAQSAIEQLRPIAEMLQVRMEASGRAELSAMIAPDMWQTLCTNLLLNAVQYSAPGSTVEATVSSGGRGVVQCVFADHGQGIPAESLRHVFDRFYRGDPSRSRASGGAGLGLAICKAIAEQAGGSIAIESSPGAGTTVTVLLPLAVSHTTAEAISV
- a CDS encoding response regulator transcription factor, which codes for MRVLIIEDEKRLAENIAAALRENGMAADVANDGETGKHLAGFGHYDLVLLDLMLPGADGASVLKWLRAKRDHTPVFVVTAKDESQSVIDLLNLGADDYLSKPFDLGELLARVKALIRRGKGVATPTVALRDLEVDTMMRTVSRDGAVLDVSPTEYRILEYLMHKPHAIVSKRELLEHLYDFNWERHSNVIEAHISNLRKKLEANTNTSYIQTYRGRGYRLSSEEMAMEP
- a CDS encoding anti-sigma factor family protein; this encodes MNCTDLLGQLTDYFDDKLSADLREEIRVHTAGCQHCRVVLNTTRQTIEVYKGTEIYEVSSELRERLHSAIMARCLDSKK
- a CDS encoding RNA polymerase sigma factor; the protein is MPAIQSPGTEEIHPDVELVARAKDGDVAAFEQLVRQYERQIFRVAQHITQNREDAEDITQDVFLKAYEKLEQFQGNSKFSTWLVRIAVNESLMRLRKRKTSKTVSMDEDVQTEDGAIPRDFAEWRPNPEQLYNQSELGDILRRTIQGLPPGFRTVFTLRDIENLSTEETAEALGLSVPAVKSRLLRARLQLRERLSRYFGQKKEGQTT
- a CDS encoding TonB-dependent receptor yields the protein MFRRFVFASLRAAAALGFACVFFASCLMAQGGRVFGSVSGTVTDSTGAAIARAKVGISGVDNNVVRTAVSGADGGFTVGNLPSGDYAVEITTAGFSAYRNASVAVAVGRDVRVDAVLAPANAKQQVTVQAQTEALDTEQTSPVANIDKDRIEELPIPSRNYLSFTLLAPSLASANPAIGKQSLAANEGGFSSGGLRPSSNALYIDGVDDNDEYTGLSRTELSPEAISDFQVVNHGYAAQAGGSAGGSVDVVTRSGANLQHGDAFIFVQNGALNGTPALELAPRKPDENRLRVGLSTGGAIQKDKLFYYVAAEQEMAHGEDAGDFDSQMASAIDRALAQTGPLGGFQVQQGFFPTTNQETELSGRLDRSLGTSSLMLRYAMTNNRSVNDAFNTDDLTDLSARGSAFYDDNSVNGLWNDTISPMLVNQVNFQVAQRRVNLKTGSTNGPGVVVAGIAQLGTPFAGNNRRYETHVDLGDDVILQHGKHLFQAGAAMSHVALRAADMEGFGGLYVFPSVADLTAGQPDFYMQSFGNPNTNFDEVRGAAYMQDHWTPVRGLALDYGLRYEVNHLPGPLPMDADALSPRFGFAWSPNKDWVVRGGFGMFYDRYLLSTINHIREFDGVHAEQQIAEETEAAALYQMGQRFTAPHVGIAPSIWQAQAGLANPYSETASFGVEHSLGAQWTASAEYRFARGVKMGRTINSNLLPPVVLTQANAPSLGISAPTPQQIGQLVFSDQRLNAAYDTINQFQTEAGSDYNGLTATVNRQFTEEFELMAGYTLSKTTDNASYDTEQPQNPYALGEERAPSLGDQRQRFVASGLWVLGPDLDDPQDMQTAATPNLLQKIIYGFEFAPILAVDSGFRDNPLTGTDSNREHIYPFAARPSDYTRNSLKTPANVNFDLRILRMVPIWRGHLDIVAESFNLLNKQNIDLINPVYGLDSAPQNGFEKPIQMADPRRVQFSLDYEY